The Pyramidobacter porci genome contains the following window.
CCGCTGCTGTCGCAGGTGGCCATAGAGCACAAGGTGCCCGTCTATACCGCTGTGGACTCGCTCGTGCACGACGGCGGGCTGGCCACGAGCGGCATCAACTACACGAATCTGGGACGCCAGGCGGGGCAGATGATCATCCGCGTGTTGAACGGCGCAAAGATCGCCGATACGCCCGTGGAAGTGCTGCACGAGGTCTCGGTCGTGGTCAACGGCGAAACTGCCGCCGCGCTCGGCGTCGACGTTTCCAAATACGTCAAGTAGCCCGGCGGAGCCGCTGTTTCTCATGAGCCTTTTTCTGATTCGCGGCGCGGTCGAGCAGGGGCTGATCTACAGCCTTGTAGCGCTGGGCCTGTACCTTTCCTTTCGTACTCTCAACATCGCCGACATGACCGTCGACGGCAGCTACACGCTGGGAGCCGCCGTATCGGCGGCGCTGACGGCGACGGGGCATCCATTCTTGGCGCTGTTCTGCGCCGCTCTGGCCGGCGCGGGAGCCGGCCTTGTAACGGCCTTTTTGCAGACGAAATTGAAGATCCAGTCGATCCTTGCCGGCATCGTCACAATGACGGCACTCTACTCAGTCAACCTGCGCGTCATGGGGGGGCGCGCCAACTTGACGCTGCTGCGTCTGGACACCGTATTCTCGGTGCTGAAATCCGCGCTGCCGCGCGTCGCGCAGCCATGGACACGATTATTGATCGCCGCGGGCGCAGCCGTGGCCGTGGGGCTTATGCTCGTGTTTTTTCTGCGCACGCGACTGGGGCTCTCGATCCGCGCCACCGGCGACAATCCTCGCATGGTCAGCGCCTCGTCCATCAATCCGCAGTATACGATCACCGTCGGCCTGTGTCTGGCCAACGCCATGCCGGCCTTGTCCGGCGCGCTGATCGCCCAGTACCAGCAGTTCTGCGACATCACCATGGGTACGGGCATGGTCGTCATCGGCCTCGCTTCGCTGATCATCGGCGAGGTGCTGACCGGCGCCATGCGCTGGCCGTCCGTGCGTCGCGGCGTTTCCGCGGCGCTGCTGGGAGGCGCGGCGTACTGGCTTATCATCGCCGGCGCCATCTCCTCGTCGGTGTCGGCCAACGACCTCAAGCTGCTCTCGGCGCTGATCGTGGCAGCGGCTATCTCCTGGCCGGCGCTGGCGTCGCGCGTCAGGTTCGCGCTGCGGAAGAAGGCGAACCGTCGATGCTGACTCTCGACAGGATCAGCAAGACTTTCGACCCCGGCACGGCCAGCGAGAAAAAAGTGCTGGAAAACTTCTCGCTGCACCTCGATCGCGGCGAGTTCGTGACCGTCATCGGCTCCAACGGCGCCGGCAAGTCGACGATCATCAACGCCGTCAGCGGCGCCTTTTACGTGGACAGCGGCCGCATCGCGCTCGACGGACAGGACATCACCTTCATGAAAGATTACCGGCGCGCTCACTTCATCGGCCGCCTCTTTCAGGATCCCATGCAGGGCACGGCGCCTTCCATGTCGGTGGAGGAAAACCTTTCGTTGGCCTTCATCCGCAACGACGAGCACGTCTCCCCCTTTGGCCTCTCGGCGCGCGAAAAGAAATATCTGCGCGACCGCGTCGCCACGCTCGAGCTGGGGCTGGAGAACCGTATGAGCGCGCGCGTCGGCACGCTTTCGGGCGGCCAGCGTCAGGCGTTGACGCTGCTGATGGCGACGCTGGTGACGCCGAAACTGCTGATGCTCGACGAGCACACGGCGGCGCTCGATCCCGCCACGGCGGAAAAAGTGCTGGCGCTGACGAAAAACATCGTTGCCGAAAACAAACTGACCTGCATGATGATCACGCACAACATCAGTTCGGCGCTGGCGCTCGGCTCGCGCACGATCATGATGGACAACGGGCGCATCCTCTTCGACCTGCGGGACGAGGAGCGCGCCCGTATGACGGTGCCCGCGCTGCTGGACCGCTTCAAGGAGGCGATGCAGAAAAATCTGGACAACGACCGCATGCTGCTCAGCTGAGAACGAATACAAAAATCCGTCAGACATTCCGTTTTTCGGAAGTGTCTGACGGATCTTTCGTAAATTTCCTAACCACGCAGAAAAAACTACTTCTTTTTGACGTCGACAAATTCCACCTTAAGCGCCATGCCCAATCCTTTGGCGAGGTTGTTGAGCGTTCGCAGCGACGGGTTGCCGCGCCCGTTCTCGAGACGGCTGATGTCGGGCTGCGTGATGCCCGTCATCTCGGCGAGCTGCTTCTGCGTGACGTTCTTCTTGCGGCGCGCTTCGATCAGAGTCTTGATGACCTGATACTCAGGATCGTAAGCGTCCCACTTCGCCTTGTACTCGGGATCGCGAAGCTTTTTCTCCAGTTTCTTTTTGAAATCGTTCATCGCGGAATCTCTCCCCCTGTCAAAAATGGCAAAAAATTATTTACACAGAAATTTTTTACACTGCATTACACGAACACTCCCCAGCTCCCCCACACTTCAAGACCACGGATTCCCTCACGCCGCCCCGGCTTTAAGCAAATCGCACGACTTCTACATTGACACCAAAATAATTTGAGCACGCACTTATTTTCTTGGTTATTATATGGAATCATTCTTATAGTGTCAATAGGTTCCGCAATTTTCATTGACGCCAACACCTTGGCCTCGCTTCAGAAAGAACTGAACTCCCAGGATAAGCATGGTGACCGCCGGGACTTTCAGTCCAAAGCGACAGATCTCTTTCGGCGTTACGGCATTTTCCAAAATTTCTTTTTCGTTCAGAAGATCGCCCATAGCCGATCTTCCTCCATCCGCGGCAGTCATTCTGCCGCTTCGCACTGCGCGCGCAGCGCTGCAAGAAATCGTTCCGCAGCGCGTGAGTGAACCTGGTATTTTTTCCACACGACCTGCATTCCCGACTCCACTTTCGGCGAGAGAGGCCGAAAGGCAAGTCCGCTCTCGCCGCCGGTGCCGACAAGGCGGTCAAAGGTCAGCGCCAATCCCACCCCTTCTTTGACCATCAGCGAAGCGTTGAAGACCAAGTTGTAGGTCGCGGCTACATGAAGCTGGCCGATTTCTTTTTTCAGCCAGCGCGAGATATCGGACTCGATCATGCCCTGACGCGAAAGAATCAGCGGCTCGTCCCAAAGTTCCTCGGCGCGGATGGATTTCTTCTTCGCCAACGGATGGCCGGCGGGCATCAGAACTCCCCAGATGTCCTTCGCCGGCAACAGCAACGAATCATATTTTCTCGTGTCGATGGGGCCAAGCAAAATGCCGAAATCCAACAGGCCGCGATCCAACCGTTCGGTGACGTCGATGGAGTTGCCGCTGTACAGATGACAGCAGACGCGCGCACCTTCCCGACGCAACTGACACGCCGCCCGCCCGGCCATGCGCATGGCGTCGGTCTCGCCGGCGCCGATGAACACGCCGCCGCTTACGGCCTCGCCGTCCTGCTGCAGTTCGGCAAGCGTCTTCTCTTCCAGTTCGATCATCTCTCCGGCGCGCTTGCGCAGCAGCATTCCTTCCTCGGTCAGGCTGACTCGGCGCGCGCCGCGCACGAAGAGTTTCTTGCCCAGCTCCTTCTCCAGCTCCATGAGCTGGCGCGACAGCGTCGGCTGGGTCAGGTGCAGATAACCCGCCGCACGGGTGATGTTCTCTTCGCGGGCCACGGCCAGAAAATAACGCAAAACCCGCAGTTCCATAAATCCACATCCTTCCTTGCCGTATGCTTATCAGGCATTGTCAAGAATTTAACATGAGTATTGGATATTGTAAAGCTCAAAACCTATAATTGGCCTCATCAAGCAAAAAGGGGTGATCGCTCTGTACGACGATCTATCGCAGGAACGGACGCTCGTCCGGCATCTGAAAGACGCGGGCTGCGCGTCCGACGCGATCGGCCGTTTTACGGCTCGCGCGAAGGGGAACGAACGCCTGAAGTTTCTGGCCGAGCATCGGGAGCGCCTGCTGCGGAAAATCCACGCGGATCAGAAAAAGCCGGACACGCTGGATTTCCTGATCTTCGCCATGAAGCGCAAAGTTTGATAGTACGGTTGAGAGCGCCAACTTTTTAGGGGGGAACTTTTCACATGAAAAAAGTATTGGTTATCTCGTCAAGCCTGAGGCCGGGCAGCTCAAGACGCTGCTGGATCGCGCCGCCCAGCGCTCTTTTTCCGACTGCGGATTCCGCGACATCTATCGGCTGGCGACGGCGGCCGACGGTGAGCCGTACGCCGTGGATGGCGCCGAAACAGCCGGCGGAATCGAGAGTTATCCGGCCATGACAGAGGCCTCCGCTATGGGCAGGAGCGTCCAGGCCGTGCGCGCACTGTTCTTCGCCGTGGCGCTGCTGTCGGCGTTCATCGAGCCCGCCATGGCCGCCGAAAAGACGATGATCACGGCGACGATCGGCGGCAAGAGCTTCACCCTCGTCCTCGAAGACAACGCCGCCGCACGGGCGCTGGCCGCCAGATTGCCGCTCCGGCTGCGCATGAGCGAGCTGAACGGCAACGAAAAGTATTTCTCTCTCGACGCTCCGCTGCCAACCCAAAGCGAACGCCCCGGCCGGATCCGCGCCGGCGACTTCATGCTTTACGGCGATAATTGCCTGGTGTTGTTTTACGGAACGTTTTCCAGCGCTTACAGCTACACGCGCCTCGGGCGCGCCGCCGATTCCGAAGGTCTGTCGCAGGCGCTTGGAGACGGCGACGTCACGGTTCTCTTCGAATGGAAACGTTAAACCAATGCCTGTATGATGACCTTCAAGGAGGAGTTCTTTCATGAGCAAAAAACTGGTCGCTTATTTTTCCGCCAGCGGCGTCACGCGCGCCGCGGCCCAGAACTTGGCGGAAGCCGCCGGAGCCGATCTCTACGAGATCCGTCCGGCCGTTCCCTACACCGATGCCGATCTCGACTGGATGAACAAAAAATCGCGCAGTTCCGTGGAGATGCGGGACAAAACCTTTCGTCCGCCGCTGGCCGAAAAGAAAACGGGGCTTTCCGGCTACGGCGTGATCTTCCTCGGCTTCCCGATCTGGTGGTACACCGCCCCCTCGATCATCCGCACGTTCCTCGAAGCCGGCGACTTCGCCGGCAAGACGGTCGTGCTGTTCGCCACCTCCGGCGGCAGCGGCTTCGGCAGCACCGCCAAAGACCTGCAAGGCAGCGCTCCCGGCGCCGATATCCGCGAAGGCAGGCTGCTCAACGGCCGCCCCAGCGCCGCCAGCCTGAAAAAGTGGCTCGACGCGCTGGGCGTGTAAACAAAGCGCGCCAAAAAACAATCCCGGGGCTCGGTCATCACGGCCGAGTCCCGGGCCGTTTTTATCAAGACAAGCGATGCCGCGCGTTCCTGTCGCCCCCTCCCCTGCGCAGCGTTCCGTCTTCGCACATGGCACACAGCGCCGTGACCGCGCTAGCCGTGAAACTCCACGAACGCTCTGAAGTTCCCAACGCGTCACCGCGGCCGCCGCTTCAAAAAACGATCACGCTCGAC
Protein-coding sequences here:
- a CDS encoding ABC transporter permease — protein: MSLFLIRGAVEQGLIYSLVALGLYLSFRTLNIADMTVDGSYTLGAAVSAALTATGHPFLALFCAALAGAGAGLVTAFLQTKLKIQSILAGIVTMTALYSVNLRVMGGRANLTLLRLDTVFSVLKSALPRVAQPWTRLLIAAGAAVAVGLMLVFFLRTRLGLSIRATGDNPRMVSASSINPQYTITVGLCLANAMPALSGALIAQYQQFCDITMGTGMVVIGLASLIIGEVLTGAMRWPSVRRGVSAALLGGAAYWLIIAGAISSSVSANDLKLLSALIVAAAISWPALASRVRFALRKKANRRC
- a CDS encoding ABC transporter ATP-binding protein, with amino-acid sequence MLTLDRISKTFDPGTASEKKVLENFSLHLDRGEFVTVIGSNGAGKSTIINAVSGAFYVDSGRIALDGQDITFMKDYRRAHFIGRLFQDPMQGTAPSMSVEENLSLAFIRNDEHVSPFGLSAREKKYLRDRVATLELGLENRMSARVGTLSGGQRQALTLLMATLVTPKLLMLDEHTAALDPATAEKVLALTKNIVAENKLTCMMITHNISSALALGSRTIMMDNGRILFDLRDEERARMTVPALLDRFKEAMQKNLDNDRMLLS
- a CDS encoding helix-turn-helix domain-containing protein is translated as MNDFKKKLEKKLRDPEYKAKWDAYDPEYQVIKTLIEARRKKNVTQKQLAEMTGITQPDISRLENGRGNPSLRTLNNLAKGLGMALKVEFVDVKKK
- a CDS encoding LysR family transcriptional regulator; its protein translation is MELRVLRYFLAVAREENITRAAGYLHLTQPTLSRQLMELEKELGKKLFVRGARRVSLTEEGMLLRKRAGEMIELEEKTLAELQQDGEAVSGGVFIGAGETDAMRMAGRAACQLRREGARVCCHLYSGNSIDVTERLDRGLLDFGILLGPIDTRKYDSLLLPAKDIWGVLMPAGHPLAKKKSIRAEELWDEPLILSRQGMIESDISRWLKKEIGQLHVAATYNLVFNASLMVKEGVGLALTFDRLVGTGGESGLAFRPLSPKVESGMQVVWKKYQVHSRAAERFLAALRAQCEAAE
- a CDS encoding MerR family transcriptional regulator, giving the protein MIALYDDLSQERTLVRHLKDAGCASDAIGRFTARAKGNERLKFLAEHRERLLRKIHADQKKPDTLDFLIFAMKRKV
- a CDS encoding cyclophilin-like fold protein; translated protein: MGRSVQAVRALFFAVALLSAFIEPAMAAEKTMITATIGGKSFTLVLEDNAAARALAARLPLRLRMSELNGNEKYFSLDAPLPTQSERPGRIRAGDFMLYGDNCLVLFYGTFSSAYSYTRLGRAADSEGLSQALGDGDVTVLFEWKR
- a CDS encoding flavodoxin — translated: MSKKLVAYFSASGVTRAAAQNLAEAAGADLYEIRPAVPYTDADLDWMNKKSRSSVEMRDKTFRPPLAEKKTGLSGYGVIFLGFPIWWYTAPSIIRTFLEAGDFAGKTVVLFATSGGSGFGSTAKDLQGSAPGADIREGRLLNGRPSAASLKKWLDALGV